Genomic window (Oryzias latipes chromosome 17, ASM223467v1):
CAGTCACCTCCGTGTATCCCTGTGCAGGCAGCTCAGCAGGGCTGTTCTCTGCTGAAACAGCTGTGGAGGGGCTTTCCGCCGACGCGGCGGGGTTCACGGGGATCCGGTGCAGGTAGCCGTAACCGATGCCACAACCCAAGCTAGGAAGCAACGTGTATCAACAATTACTAGATTACCGTAACATGGGATTCATATTCATGCTTACTGAACTGATGTAAGAATATTGTCTGAGGTAAATCAATAAGAACTCCATTTTGTAACTTGATAAATAATCAAGTTACAAAAATGAATAAGGACCGGATTATGGCAACTATGCAAacatatttacaaaagaaataccaCAAAAGACGTGGGATGATATAGATTTGCTTCCTCTCCCACTCCCGTTCAAGCaacaaatcaaactctacttacaTTTAATTGATAATCATTATATGTAATGAATCTAATCTAATCAACCGAAGGGTTGGGGGATCGATCCCCgccctccccagccagctgtcgaccccgagcgcggctagtctgcagctcaccgctccccccaggggatggctcaaaatgtggagaagaatttccccattttgggataaataaagtatcaatttatttatttatttaatgtgaCGTGAGTTTACTGTTTGCATTACAGCAAAAGGgtctatttatgttttttgaagAAGATGGCATTATCaactttcattttctaatcAATCTATTATACCTGAAATGATATATCTGTGTTTTGTAGTGGTTTATTTTGTGGTATTCCATTATTTTTTAtagtttgaaataaacaaatcaacCCTTGTGGGGTCCAGCTGACCCCAACCTCATGTTAGTGTGCCTTAGACAGCACCAGGGTCAATTAAGTACCATTTTGAAACCTTTCCAGAACAGTATCACTGAGATATTTTGGTTTTCCCTGTGTATCTGTGCGTTTCCTCCCACATGTCAGAGGTTGATTGGTGACCTTTAGTGAAGTGTGTCTTTCTGTGTCCATGTAACAAACTCTTTCAGGGAGTGCTCTGCCTATGATAGCTGGGACAtagtaaagctttttttaaatctcagtaCTGTTCATCAAAGTTGTAtattttgtgctgttttcaaatataaaagATATTCATAAAAGCTTTTACAAAACGGTGAACATTTGCATAAAAGGCCTCATTAACTGCTCCTTTACTGCAAAAACGGAGTCTTAAGAGAGTAAAAACACCCCGTTTCAAGAaacttttgtctcatttttaaagagcaagaattatcttagtttgagaaaacataactacatttgttttcttataATAAGATGTCCATTTTTCTTATCCCATTAGCAGAAGTTTATGattatttaaaggaaaacaatttgacttatttctaagagctgtttttttttattatggacATTTGCAGTGCATCTTTTCTGCACTTACTTCCTGTTTAGCTAACGTTTTTATAAACACCGAGGCTTTTCCAGTACATCATTAGAAATGTAACGTGGGCAGTATATGTATGTGAAAAAATAAGACCAAAATTCAAATTTGTAAAATGATATAGTTTGATGAGAAGCTCCCAGATtgttatttaaacaattttaatatAAGCAGAAGGTTAAcaaattaaagggaaaaaaatcaaaatgattttgtgtgatttttttgttgttgttttctgaaTCATTTAACATATTTCCCCAATTAAGTAAACTATTCATTCATCTGACATCAAGCACTTTCATTGATGTTATCTGAAGTTTTAATTTTAGAACGGTAGAAGTCCTAAAGGGACAAACATGATTTTAACTAAAGATTTTTTACTGTAAACCCTAATCCCTCTggggacttttttttgttccacttCTTTGGTCCCTACCTGCCTTCACCCCCCCACGCTCCGTTGGGAGTGACCATCACGTCTCTGCAGGCATCCGTTTGTGTGTTATACACCAGCAGCTTCAACGGCTTCCCTTCATGAGCCTCGATGAGAGCGAAGAAGTCTTCTGACTGCAGAGCAGAAGAATTGCAACGACTGCTGTTTATTTGCTGTGCATTAATATGTCAAAATAGAGGCTATGGGGACTTACATCTTGCAACACCTGATCTGCACCAACAATGTAGTCCGTGTGGGACTGAAGGCCCGCCAGAGCCGCTGGAGAACTGGGTTCCACATCCTACAAGGCAGCAAATGTCAAGAGCAAACACCATGTGGATAAAAGTCAAAGTCCCAGCCATCGCTCGGCTCACCAGCACGTGCCAAACATTCTCACTGGCTCCTTGGTAACTGCAGAAGCGAACGCTGGCCCCCAGCAGACCCTGACCTCCCCACATGTTATTGGGCACCACCTCCAGCTCCCGAACCCTCGTCGTTTTGGTGCTATACACTTCCATATTCACCGCTTTCTCCATGTTGGCTTTCAGCACTTCCTTTAGTAGATCATTTTCCTCGttctggaaagaaaaaataaaaaaacaaggcatGATTTTACAGTTATAAATAATGCACTGATGATGAATGACTAAATGCATGGATAACATACCAGTCTTTTGCTGTCCAAAGACAGGATGAAGTCAAAGAAAGGCTCCagtcctgctttttctgcaggAGAATTTGGCTGCACCTGCAAACATATGAAACTTTGTGGAAACACTGAGCCCTCCTCAGAAAACAAAGGTATAACCAGTTTTGCTTTAGGTTTAAGTTTACAGTCAAATGTTGCGCAAGAAATCCCTCATAAACGGTTTTTTACTTGAAATTTCTCAATGCTCAAATTCATACGTTTAATTAAAACCCACAGTACTAAAGCATGCACAATAGTTAGCTCTATTCTATTAATCTATAATCTTATTGTTTTTCAACTGTACTTCCGGTTTTTGCGCTCATCGAGGGCAAACGATATAATGTACATGTAATACACGACTAAGCTTTAAATTTTAGTCTAGtaataaaatattatattatttttttcaggctCACTAGTACTACTTGGGTAAGCACTACTTTTCTACTATAATCTTTCATCGGTGATACTTGTTTAAAATATGAAGCATTAAGACACGtaaagaaaagataaagaatATATCTAGCTAAACTTAGCAAACAAATGAGCGTCGAATAGCAGTAAACAGTGCCACCTCATCAGCTTTAGCTGCGCAGCTAGCTGTTTGCTAGCATCAAGTGTTTTCCCGATAAGCTGCTGCACGCGCGGCTTTGTGTGACAGGAAACTAGGTCACGGAGCCGCTCTCACCCCGTGAACGTGATATCCGTACGTCCCTCCTTCGAAAGCTTCGGAGCTCTGTGACAACCCCATTACCGCTCTCGTATCTTCGTTAACGTTATGACCGGAATGAAACCAGAGGAAATTACTGCCACTGACAGCCCCTGACCATTTTGGAAGCAGCCCAGAGCAATCGAGTATCGAAGGTATCAAACCTCGAAGGGATTGTGGTCGATCGCAGACAACGTCGAACGTGCTCATGCGCATGCGCATCCTAGATCTGTCAATTTTTCTGGCCTGTTAATATTAGGATTTGATCTTGAAGATACGTGATTTCAACCAATTTAatgtgactaaaaaaaaaactcatacaATTGGAGGTTCAACCAAGTTTCTCCAGAGGGCCTCCTCGCGGAAGATTTTGTTTATCAACATTCTGGAActcttaatgtttgtttttgtttttatttcagtttttttcctgaCCACGTTATTCAGAAATGTTCACAGTAAGCACTTCtagatttattgtaaaaaatagattagtaaatattttttaaaaaaatattgattgaATATCtataaaatgtatgtatttacaCTATTTGActcattctgtttttgcatATTATCTTTCATGCAATaatgtttaaacaaacatttttttggaaaagatttacaaaaaataagacataaaaacaagttgttttcttttttttatttttaactgacaAGATTGTTGTGTATGAGGGCATTTAACCTatgaagttgtatttttttctttttatgtatttaaggTTTGTGTCTGTCAAAGATATTAGGTGTCAAAGGTACAAGCTGGATTCCTTCAAGTGCTTGGATAATAGAAATGATCCCGATCCAAATCAGCAGTCAGTGGGtgacaaaagttaaaaagtcCAGAAGACAGAAGCCAACCCTTTAGTACTGTTAAGGATAAAGCCtctgaaatattttacaaacTTGTATTTATGTCTGTAAATGTCAATGTGTGTGCCTGACAGTTATTCTGTGGACATAAATGTTCATCTGTATGTTTATGAAGAACTCTTTACAGACACAAGTCCTCCTTCAAACCACCTGAAAGCTCAAATGAGGAGGATGTGCATAAACAAATATGTACTGTAGTCtacattacatttttactttgccTACTGTTGTATTCAAACGATTACATGCAAGTCTTATTTATCATAATTACTAATGCTaatgttgaactttttttcatGCAAATATTTAAGATTAAATGATCTAGAAATATTATACAGGTGTGTTGGTGTGTTACtagaaattacaaaaaatgaatgCCTGTGAATAAagtatcatttatttaaaaacgtaAATTAAAAGGCAATTTATACAATTAGAAAAATATCCAGCTGGAAAGaaaattttcattcattctgcACACTGGCAAATACAGCAACACAATTTTCAAATccatagttttttattttagtttttttttacagcgcaTTATCTcataaaagtttttcttcaagtttttttttttttttaataagttatGAAAGCTGTGGATCTGAAATTTCTGGGTCCAGGTCTGTCAGCCCAACAGAGACTCCAGGAGTTGTGTGTTCGAGTCGTTTTGTGGCAGACCCACAAAGCTGCACAGCTGATGCTGGAGGTGTTGGAAGCTGCATGTTTGCCTGTAGTCTTTTACAGAGCTTTGCGATGGTCCAGCGGGATAGTCACTGCTAAAGAACTCCAGGTCAGAGTCAGAGGAGAGGCTCAGGTCCATGTAACTGCTGAAAGAATAGTCCAAAGAGGAGGAGAGAGTGTTGGGGATAACCTCAAGGTCCTCAATAAAGTCCCTAGACTGGTTTGCGTTCTCGTCGAGGTAACCTGTCGCCGAGTTCCTGCTGAACTTGTCTGTGACAGTGAAGCTCCGGGGTGGTCCTGTGTTGTCAGCTGCTGTGGTTTGAGGGGCGGAGCTACCGCCCCACTGCTTCCGTTGTTCTCTTACCTGCCTCAGGTGGTTGCATGAAGAgtccttttcattttcacagtCAAGGCTGCTAATCGTACCTGTGTTGACATCAGGAGGACTCTGACTCCTGCTGCAGAAACCGGCGTCAGAGTCAGAGGAGAGGCAGGAGGACTCGGTCATGTCACTGCTGCAGCTGTTCTCCTGTTCTGGAATGAAATGGTAGGAAGGAGTGGCAGGCATGGTGAGAGGAAGGCCATCTTCCTCTAGAGTGAACCCGAACGGACACCTCTTATCCAGGCTGCTTTGTTCTGGAACCTCCTTGTCCTGATTTTCATATTCGTGGAGTTCCTCTGGAAGtcctgcgtggtcctctgggttTACCGATTCCTCCTGCAGCCGCCTTTCCAGCTCCAGCTTCATGACGGTGTGAAGGAAATGGGTTCGCACACGCCTGGCATCAAACTCGACGCGGCCCTGTGTGTTTCCACAGTTGTCCTTAGAGCACCCACAAGGGAAATTGAAGCGGTCCACCTTGGATTTAAAGGAAtcagagagaaaaacaagaggttttaaacagttttttttttttttttttacagcagcagGAATACAACCATAACATGATAACAGGAGGTTTGGTGTTGTTTTGTAACTTaagcaaaaacctcacagatGAGGtgttgtgctaaaaaaaaaagcttagcaGTGTTTTGATTACCTGGCATTTGATGCCAGCCAGGCTGCACGCACAGGTCTCTGGCTCACAGAAACCCTGACAGTCACATCCACAGGCCTCCCTGGAGAGCCGCAGGGCGTGAAGCTGCCTCTTCTCCTCCCTGTCAATGAACTTCACCCCTGCAGCCTGAAGGAGGGCTTTGCGCTGCCTGGAGGAAAACAGAGGAAGAAAACCTCCGTCCTCCTGCTCTTGGTCACTGACACGGATATTCAAGTCTTCATCTTGGACCTGATCCATGGCGAGCCTCCTGGCTTCATGTTGGTCAACGGCTCCACTCATGATGAGCTGGAAAAAGCACAGCATATtgaaaaactgcagcttttttgggggggataaaaaataaaagaagaaatcaaGAGAACTTACTTTATGTTTAATTTGCTCGATTCTCTCTTTTCTCAGTTTCTGTCTGTGTCTTTCTCTGCTCCTGTGCTGTTGCTCCTGCTCATGCTCCGCCATGGTGTACTTTCGGAGGGTGCTGTGTTTCTGAGCCATGCCAAGAGTGGAACCTCCACGGCTGGGGACACTGGTGAAGCCCTGGCAGCGGTGGAAACTAAAGACCGTCACGGAGCCAAAGCAAACGCTCCTCTGTTCTTTCTGACGCTTCGGCCTCTTCAGGATGGACTGAACTAgttaagagttaaaaaaaaaaaaaaaaaaaaagcaccataTCATCAGGTGACACCCAGGAGGTGATTTTGATTATGTCATACTGTAAAGAAATTATGCAATATGCAAAATAtattataattaatataaaagatacatttaatttaactCTTTCTTTACAGTAAAATTTGAAGGCAGTTTTTTACGATTGTAATCTTCTTTTAAGgagcaaaaaacaacatcatccatgaaaaaatgttgacaaactataatgaaatgtttaaaatttatTGGCATGAAATTTTACTCTAAAAACattacatcattttcatttaagcctaaattaaagaaataccTCTGGATGCTTTCATGAGAACAGTTGTAGTTCACCAACTGACCACTAGAGGACACACTTTAGGTGCTTCACTCCTTTTGGGCTCTAACATTGAACACTAAAAGTGAGGAATATTGTGAGACTTTCCTGCAGTGATGACAAATCCCTATAGAAAGTGGTTTTTATACGTTTTATAGAACACTACAGAAGAAAAGACAAGTAAGTAGGTAAAGAACACTTGTTTGGCTTAAACTACAGGTGTGGCTTTACCTGGAGCTGAAAAGGCTGAAAAagtcagggggaaaaaaatctgagaccaagtgTTGAAGCTTTTGCTGTCTAAACACTCAAACAAATCGATTAAACCTGAGACGCTGAGTTTATCCTGTTTATCCTGCCAAAGAGATTACTGTAACCGCTCCGAAAGCAGCTCTCTGCCTGACGCTTTGTTTGCACACCAGTGTCCGCGTCTG
Coding sequences:
- the LOC101160265 gene encoding cysteine/serine-rich nuclear protein 1, with the translated sequence MKGLHKRKFAEVERNPSHSPAASSSPFSNSSPGESDGEGRDFTPPSVPIQSILKRPKRQKEQRSVCFGSVTVFSFHRCQGFTSVPSRGGSTLGMAQKHSTLRKYTMAEHEQEQQHRSRERHRQKLRKERIEQIKHKLIMSGAVDQHEARRLAMDQVQDEDLNIRVSDQEQEDGGFLPLFSSRQRKALLQAAGVKFIDREEKRQLHALRLSREACGCDCQGFCEPETCACSLAGIKCQVDRFNFPCGCSKDNCGNTQGRVEFDARRVRTHFLHTVMKLELERRLQEESVNPEDHAGLPEELHEYENQDKEVPEQSSLDKRCPFGFTLEEDGLPLTMPATPSYHFIPEQENSCSSDMTESSCLSSDSDAGFCSRSQSPPDVNTGTISSLDCENEKDSSCNHLRQVREQRKQWGGSSAPQTTAADNTGPPRSFTVTDKFSRNSATGYLDENANQSRDFIEDLEVIPNTLSSSLDYSFSSYMDLSLSSDSDLEFFSSDYPAGPSQSSVKDYRQTCSFQHLQHQLCSFVGLPQNDSNTQLLESLLG
- the gorasp1 gene encoding Golgi reassembly-stacking protein 1 — protein: MGLSQSSEAFEGGTYGYHVHGVQPNSPAEKAGLEPFFDFILSLDSKRLNEENDLLKEVLKANMEKAVNMEVYSTKTTRVRELEVVPNNMWGGQGLLGASVRFCSYQGASENVWHVLDVEPSSPAALAGLQSHTDYIVGADQVLQDSEDFFALIEAHEGKPLKLLVYNTQTDACRDVMVTPNGAWGGEGSLGCGIGYGYLHRIPVNPAASAESPSTAVSAENSPAELPAQGYTEALLMAPSAQTGQLIDVEQITLQEAPPPAPAQGIPDRGFSDEEMPVLNPDPADLLDRLDLSVSSIDMTNTSLAMHEDRDNSIDELEVIHKLSYSAENSDPPELNSPAAADLTSTDTSIDSGVPPVDMSQLVTESANQDSFLIDSSSSPSPPVGVLSLPEEALPTQAESLVQEHATPSPVDLVPASCADESESAVLQEAPDGVHGESHVE